From Mucilaginibacter rubeus, a single genomic window includes:
- a CDS encoding MBL fold metallo-hydrolase, with amino-acid sequence MTITFLGTGTSQGVPVIACNCEVCLSTDKHDKRLRSSILIEAEDKVISIDSGPDLRYQMLRANVQRLDAIVFTHEHKDHVAGMDDIRAFNYKQNAPIDIYADERVQKALAREFPYIFDGTGYPGIPQVKMHTIALKPFRIGNVELIPIEVFHYKLPIKGFRIKDFTYLTDAKTIPDAEKEKIRGTKTLVINALQKETHISHFTLSEAIAFANDIGAETTYFTHISHRLGKHADVSKELPAGIELAYDGLKLTF; translated from the coding sequence GTGACCATAACATTCTTAGGAACCGGAACATCGCAGGGCGTACCTGTTATAGCGTGTAACTGTGAGGTATGCCTCTCTACAGATAAGCATGATAAGCGCCTGCGCAGCTCTATTTTAATTGAAGCCGAAGACAAGGTTATTTCAATTGATTCGGGGCCCGATCTCAGGTACCAGATGCTCCGCGCTAATGTACAACGGTTGGATGCCATAGTTTTTACCCATGAGCACAAAGACCATGTTGCCGGTATGGATGATATCCGGGCGTTTAATTACAAACAGAATGCGCCAATTGATATTTACGCGGATGAACGGGTTCAAAAAGCTTTGGCGCGTGAATTTCCCTATATTTTTGACGGCACAGGTTATCCTGGCATTCCGCAGGTAAAAATGCATACCATCGCGCTTAAGCCGTTTAGGATAGGTAACGTTGAGCTTATCCCTATCGAGGTATTCCATTACAAGCTTCCTATAAAAGGTTTCAGGATCAAAGATTTTACGTATCTCACCGACGCCAAAACCATTCCAGATGCCGAAAAGGAAAAAATACGGGGCACAAAAACGCTGGTGATAAACGCCCTGCAAAAGGAAACCCATATCTCGCATTTTACACTTAGTGAGGCCATTGCTTTTGCCAATGATATAGGGGCGGAAACCACCTATTTTACGCACATCAGCCACAGGCTGGGCAAACATGCCGATGTTTCTAAAGAACTACCTGCGGGTATCGAACTGGCTTATGACGGGTTAAAATTGACTTTTTAA
- a CDS encoding glycoside hydrolase family 5 protein yields MKILIALLLSVAFSWSVSAQTPVAQNGKLKVENGKLVNEHGVAPQLRGISFSWSLWQGRKYFNPGVVSWLADDFKASIIRAAMGVQPDGGYLQQPEEQKDLIVSVVDQAIRSGIYVLIDWHDHNSNLHVSESKDFFRQMAKKYVGIPNVIYEIWNEPEKTDWKTVKDYALQIIPVIRKYDKSNIIVVGSPHWDQDVDIAAADPIKGYSNIAYSFHFYASDPYHQDALRAKADKAIAMKLPLIVTEWGVGEASGDGEFNLQKTQAWLKWTEDNKLSWTNWNITDKHETTALLQNNAPIQGGWTKANLTPAGIFIRNVLRELNK; encoded by the coding sequence ATGAAAATCCTTATAGCGCTATTATTGTCAGTTGCCTTTAGCTGGTCTGTATCGGCCCAAACACCTGTTGCCCAAAACGGTAAGCTAAAGGTAGAGAATGGCAAACTTGTAAACGAACATGGTGTTGCCCCTCAATTAAGGGGGATCAGCTTTTCATGGTCGCTTTGGCAGGGGCGTAAGTATTTTAATCCGGGCGTAGTAAGCTGGTTAGCCGACGATTTTAAAGCATCCATTATCCGGGCCGCAATGGGTGTGCAGCCCGATGGCGGCTATCTGCAACAACCTGAAGAGCAAAAAGACCTGATTGTAAGTGTAGTTGACCAGGCGATAAGGAGCGGTATTTATGTGCTGATAGACTGGCACGATCATAACTCAAACCTGCATGTGAGCGAGTCGAAAGATTTTTTCAGGCAGATGGCTAAGAAATATGTCGGTATACCTAACGTGATCTACGAAATCTGGAACGAACCTGAAAAAACCGACTGGAAAACGGTTAAGGATTATGCGCTGCAAATCATCCCAGTCATCCGCAAATACGATAAGAGTAATATCATAGTAGTGGGCAGTCCGCACTGGGACCAGGATGTAGATATTGCCGCTGCCGATCCGATAAAGGGCTACAGTAATATAGCCTATTCTTTCCACTTTTATGCCAGCGACCCGTATCATCAGGATGCTTTACGGGCAAAAGCTGACAAGGCTATCGCCATGAAACTACCGTTGATTGTTACCGAATGGGGCGTTGGCGAAGCCAGCGGCGACGGTGAATTTAATCTGCAAAAAACTCAAGCCTGGCTTAAATGGACCGAAGACAATAAACTAAGCTGGACTAACTGGAATATCACCGATAAACACGAAACCACCGCCCTGCTGCAAAACAATGCCCCCATACAAGGTGGCTGGACAAAAGCCAACCTAACCCCGGCCGGCATCTTTATCAGGAATGTATTGAGGGAGTTGAATAAGTAA
- a CDS encoding AAA family ATPase, with protein MRINIFGASGSGVTTLGQALSEKLGYPYFDSDHYFWFPSNPPFTNRRPPEERNAMINNEMAGNENWILGGSVINWNNNWQFDLSVFLYIPPTIRIRRLQEREYERYGDIIHTDRERNRLYNEFIEWARGYDELITNSRSLHSHKNWMNNLKTPLLVIEGDTTVEERVEAVLRKLKAI; from the coding sequence ATGCGCATCAACATCTTTGGAGCATCAGGCTCAGGAGTAACCACGCTCGGCCAGGCTTTGAGCGAAAAACTTGGCTACCCTTATTTTGACAGTGATCATTATTTCTGGTTCCCTTCCAATCCTCCTTTTACCAACCGGCGACCACCCGAAGAGAGAAATGCCATGATCAACAATGAAATGGCCGGTAACGAAAACTGGATCCTCGGTGGCTCGGTTATCAACTGGAACAATAATTGGCAATTTGATCTGTCGGTATTCTTATATATTCCGCCGACCATCAGGATCCGGCGTTTGCAGGAAAGGGAGTATGAACGCTACGGCGATATCATCCATACCGACAGAGAGCGGAACAGGCTCTATAATGAATTTATTGAATGGGCACGAGGCTATGATGAGCTTATCACTAACAGCCGCAGCCTGCACTCGCACAAAAACTGGATGAATAACCTAAAAACGCCTTTATTGGTTATCGAAGGTGACACTACTGTGGAGGAAAGAGTTGAAGCTGTTTTGAGGAAGTTAAAAGCGATTTAA
- a CDS encoding LolA family protein, giving the protein MKKIIAYTILAISTYSTAFAQKDSQAKAILGEVSQKYRSYDVIKTDFTLSLNNQQANIKETQTGTLVSKAKSGKYRVTLYNSAAKPEVDKEILSDGKSQWTYLKKDKEVQVSDADKNGDGLSNPAQIFTMYEKGFKYLYTGEQKIAGKTYQTIELTPEDDKKAIYKVKLTIDKVKKQIYSALLFDKNGNRYTYTVRTFTPNVPAADATFAWDAKGHPGVELVDLR; this is encoded by the coding sequence ATGAAAAAGATCATAGCATATACCATTTTAGCAATAAGTACATACAGCACGGCTTTTGCGCAAAAAGACAGCCAGGCAAAAGCGATTTTAGGTGAGGTTAGTCAAAAGTATCGTTCATACGATGTTATAAAAACTGATTTTACCCTGAGCCTCAATAACCAGCAAGCCAACATCAAAGAAACACAAACTGGTACATTGGTATCAAAAGCAAAATCCGGAAAATACAGGGTTACGCTGTATAACTCGGCGGCAAAACCCGAAGTTGATAAGGAAATACTAAGCGATGGCAAAAGCCAGTGGACATACCTGAAAAAAGATAAAGAAGTACAGGTAAGCGACGCCGATAAAAACGGCGACGGACTAAGCAACCCGGCCCAGATTTTTACCATGTATGAAAAAGGTTTCAAATACCTGTACACCGGCGAACAGAAGATAGCAGGTAAAACCTATCAAACTATTGAGCTTACTCCGGAAGATGATAAAAAAGCTATTTACAAAGTGAAGCTTACTATCGATAAGGTAAAAAAACAAATTTACAGTGCTTTACTGTTCGATAAGAACGGAAACAGGTATACTTATACCGTGCGCACCTTTACCCCAAATGTACCTGCAGCCGATGCAACTTTTGCATGGGATGCCAAAGGTCACCCTGGTGTTGAACTTGTGGACTTGAGGTAA
- a CDS encoding FtsK/SpoIIIE family DNA translocase, with translation MPAKGNQFRTNNFKGENQPRQTGKAEKERATGRRLPKLPSFDFDYENGKAVKIAGLFSLLLSVFFLIAFTSYLFTWQEDQSYISKTNGGWHNLSTGTTIHEIADLNDQTVRAQNWLGKFGALLSNQFIYEWFGVASFIFVFVFFVAGYRLLFKARLFSIRKTLAYSLFSIVFISVAIAYFHSFIIDYPHYLEGGFGFWSNRLLAAQIGEAGTGGLLVFLALTVLVIAYNIDFKIPKRKDRPVAPMEVEEVAPEPVELIDEEPSAPLEWPRGNNNIRETHVSSIMPEPMVQEPIAPPSQFRQPPMEQVPEYHEPVVLRPENTLKHEPEEDDEIPLTIDTSRPLPELSVEQADEAKKDDLLSKFGVYDHKLDLASYKLPHIELLENHGSNKISVNAEELEANKNKIVETLNHYNIEIDKIKATIGPTVTLYEIIPAPGVRISKIKNLEDDIALSLAALGIRIIAPMPGKGTIGIEVPNQNPEMVSMRSILSTEKYQNTTMDLPIALGKTISNEVFIADLAKMPHLLVAGATGQGKSVGINAILVSLLYKKHPAELKFVLVDPKKVELTLFRKIERHFLAKLPDDGDAIITDTKKVVNTLNSLCIEMDQRYDLLKDAQVRNLKEYNAKFVNRKISDPEKHRYLPFIVLVIDEFADLMMTAGKEVEMPIARIAQLARAVGIHLVIATQRPSVNIITGTIKANFPSRLAFRVLSKIDSRTILDAGGADQLIGRGDMLFSTGSDLIRLQCAFVDTPEVEAISDFIGNQKGYPSAMYLPEYVGEGEASSGAKEYDPDDRDPMFEDAARLIVLHQQGSTSLIQRKMKLGYNRAGRIIDQLEAAGIVGPFEGSKARDVLYPDEYSLERYLETLQKPIKD, from the coding sequence ATGCCGGCAAAAGGAAACCAGTTTAGAACTAATAATTTCAAGGGAGAAAATCAGCCACGCCAAACCGGTAAAGCTGAAAAGGAACGTGCGACAGGCAGGAGATTACCTAAGCTGCCCAGCTTTGATTTTGACTATGAAAATGGCAAAGCTGTTAAAATTGCGGGTTTGTTTTCGCTGCTTTTATCTGTTTTTTTCCTGATTGCTTTTACCTCGTACCTGTTTACCTGGCAGGAAGACCAAAGCTATATTTCCAAAACAAATGGTGGCTGGCATAACCTTTCAACTGGTACCACTATTCATGAAATAGCAGACCTCAACGATCAAACCGTCAGGGCGCAAAACTGGCTGGGTAAGTTTGGAGCGTTGTTATCAAACCAGTTTATTTATGAGTGGTTTGGTGTGGCTTCGTTCATATTTGTTTTTGTGTTTTTTGTTGCGGGATACCGTTTGCTTTTCAAGGCAAGGTTGTTTTCTATCCGTAAAACACTGGCATACTCATTATTCAGCATTGTTTTTATTTCGGTAGCGATAGCATATTTTCACTCATTTATCATCGATTATCCGCACTACCTTGAAGGAGGTTTCGGTTTTTGGAGCAACCGTTTACTTGCAGCGCAGATAGGCGAGGCGGGCACCGGCGGCCTGCTGGTGTTTTTGGCGCTTACCGTATTGGTAATAGCCTATAACATCGACTTTAAAATACCTAAACGCAAAGACCGTCCGGTAGCACCAATGGAGGTTGAAGAAGTAGCGCCTGAACCGGTTGAATTGATTGATGAAGAACCATCAGCACCTCTTGAATGGCCGCGGGGAAATAATAATATTCGTGAAACTCATGTAAGCAGTATTATGCCTGAGCCCATGGTGCAGGAACCGATTGCTCCTCCATCACAATTCAGACAGCCTCCTATGGAGCAGGTGCCCGAGTATCACGAGCCTGTTGTTTTGCGCCCGGAAAATACCCTTAAGCACGAGCCGGAAGAGGATGATGAGATCCCACTTACCATTGACACCAGCAGGCCACTGCCTGAGCTGAGTGTGGAGCAGGCCGATGAAGCTAAGAAGGATGATTTGCTAAGCAAGTTTGGTGTTTATGACCACAAGCTTGACCTGGCTTCTTATAAACTACCACACATCGAGCTGTTAGAGAATCACGGTTCAAACAAGATCTCGGTTAACGCCGAAGAACTGGAGGCCAACAAAAACAAAATTGTTGAGACCCTGAACCACTACAACATCGAGATTGATAAGATCAAGGCGACCATCGGGCCAACAGTTACTTTGTATGAGATTATCCCGGCTCCGGGTGTAAGGATCAGCAAGATCAAGAACCTGGAAGATGATATCGCGCTAAGTTTGGCGGCTTTGGGTATCCGTATCATTGCTCCTATGCCGGGTAAAGGTACTATCGGTATCGAGGTACCAAACCAGAATCCGGAAATGGTTTCGATGCGCTCGATACTATCGACAGAAAAATACCAGAACACTACCATGGACCTGCCTATCGCTTTAGGTAAAACCATATCAAACGAGGTGTTTATTGCCGATTTGGCTAAAATGCCTCACTTACTGGTAGCTGGTGCCACCGGGCAGGGTAAATCGGTTGGTATTAACGCTATCCTGGTATCACTGCTGTACAAAAAACACCCTGCCGAACTGAAGTTTGTACTGGTTGATCCTAAAAAGGTGGAGCTTACGCTTTTCCGTAAGATAGAAAGGCACTTTTTGGCGAAATTACCAGATGATGGCGATGCCATTATCACCGATACCAAAAAGGTGGTAAACACGCTCAACTCGCTTTGTATTGAGATGGATCAGCGGTATGACCTGTTGAAAGATGCGCAGGTACGTAACCTGAAAGAGTACAACGCCAAATTTGTGAACCGTAAGATCAGCGATCCTGAAAAACACCGCTATCTGCCATTTATTGTACTGGTAATTGACGAGTTTGCCGATTTGATGATGACCGCCGGTAAAGAGGTGGAAATGCCTATTGCCCGTATCGCGCAGCTGGCCCGCGCGGTGGGGATCCATTTGGTTATCGCTACACAGCGTCCTTCGGTAAATATCATTACGGGTACTATCAAAGCCAACTTCCCGTCGAGGCTGGCATTTAGGGTACTTTCTAAGATAGACTCACGTACCATTTTGGATGCGGGTGGCGCCGATCAGCTGATCGGTCGCGGGGATATGTTGTTCTCAACAGGAAGCGACCTGATCCGTTTACAGTGTGCCTTTGTTGATACGCCCGAAGTTGAGGCTATTTCCGACTTTATCGGTAACCAAAAAGGATATCCATCGGCCATGTACCTGCCTGAATACGTTGGTGAAGGTGAAGCCAGCAGCGGTGCCAAAGAATATGATCCTGATGACCGCGACCCGATGTTTGAGGACGCCGCGCGTTTAATTGTATTGCATCAGCAGGGCTCAACATCACTTATTCAGCGTAAAATGAAACTGGGCTACAACCGTGCCGGTCGTATCATTGACCAGCTGGAAGCAGCCGGAATTGTTGGTCCGTTTGAAGGCAGCAAAGCCCGCGACGTGCTTTATCCTGATGAGTACAGCCTTGAGCGTTACCTGGAAACGCTGCAAAAACCTATTAAAGATTAA
- a CDS encoding BLUF domain-containing protein translates to MEYLVFISTSKKLMSDAELLDLLQSARSKNSENNITGMLLYGEGTFLQVLEGEKDDLHRVYNAIQADSRHRNIIMMISGILNERIFPKWSMSFASVNGDVLEVVEGYLNPAKMSFAADVNNHPTVNMVKTFAESNRLTIPVFTLFN, encoded by the coding sequence ATGGAATATCTTGTATTTATTAGCACCTCTAAAAAGCTAATGAGCGATGCTGAACTATTGGACCTGCTGCAATCGGCCAGGTCAAAAAACTCCGAAAACAACATTACCGGAATGCTTCTTTATGGCGAGGGCACCTTTTTGCAGGTTCTTGAAGGTGAAAAGGACGATCTGCACAGGGTTTATAACGCCATTCAGGCCGATTCCAGGCACCGCAACATAATTATGATGATCAGTGGGATACTTAATGAACGGATTTTTCCAAAATGGTCAATGTCTTTCGCGTCAGTAAATGGGGATGTGCTTGAAGTGGTTGAGGGTTATTTAAACCCGGCAAAGATGAGCTTTGCGGCTGATGTTAATAACCACCCAACGGTTAATATGGTAAAAACCTTTGCAGAAAGTAACAGACTTACAATACCCGTTTTTACCCTGTTTAATTAG
- a CDS encoding GDSL-type esterase/lipase family protein, with protein MKLKLIGSLLLLACLGAQAQQKVIPLYPGAAPGSESWNWNEAESENNAFNTKVVYNVTRPSLSVFLPDSAIATGTAVVICPGGGFHTLSINSEGYDVAKWLNKQGVACFVLKYRLAHSLTNDPVKELMSKMSQKDFPKQVAPIIPLAVADSRTALAYVREHAAEYHVSPKRIGIMGFSAGGTLAGAAAFNYTAANKPDFDAPIYAYVPPELLSQIPDDAPPMFIAAATDDQLGLAPHSVELYSKWLASKHSAELHMYQKGGHGFGMRKQNLPTDNWIERFNDWLELNGLLKPVDPKIKSVKERNEQWEAYHKQWEDAFHKDWANMGRYKADNDKIKASAPNPKSVVYMGDSITDFWLNRDSTFWSGKPYYNRGISGQTTTQMLVRFREDVIDLKPGAVVILAGVNDIAQNNGPIAIEDIFGNIQSMALLAKAANIKVVICSVLPAYAFPWRPGMEPAQKVIQLNSMLKAFADAQKMVYVDYHRAMADERKGLPKNLAADGVHPTLEGYRIMGPLVEKGIAEALK; from the coding sequence ATGAAATTAAAACTGATAGGCTCCTTACTCCTGTTAGCGTGTCTTGGTGCGCAAGCTCAGCAAAAAGTTATTCCGTTGTATCCCGGTGCGGCCCCCGGTTCTGAAAGCTGGAACTGGAACGAAGCCGAAAGCGAAAACAATGCTTTTAACACCAAAGTAGTTTACAACGTTACACGTCCCTCATTAAGCGTTTTCCTGCCTGATTCAGCTATTGCCACGGGTACGGCCGTAGTTATTTGTCCGGGCGGCGGTTTTCATACCCTTTCTATCAACAGCGAGGGGTATGACGTAGCTAAATGGCTCAACAAACAGGGGGTGGCCTGTTTTGTACTCAAATACCGACTGGCACACAGTTTAACCAATGATCCGGTAAAAGAGCTGATGAGCAAAATGAGCCAGAAAGATTTTCCTAAACAGGTAGCGCCAATTATCCCTCTGGCCGTAGCTGACTCGCGCACGGCTCTTGCCTATGTACGTGAACATGCTGCCGAATATCATGTTTCGCCGAAGCGCATCGGGATCATGGGCTTTTCGGCAGGAGGTACATTGGCTGGTGCAGCCGCATTTAATTATACGGCCGCTAATAAACCCGATTTTGACGCGCCTATTTACGCTTACGTACCGCCCGAATTGCTTTCACAAATTCCTGATGACGCGCCGCCAATGTTCATTGCCGCCGCTACTGATGATCAACTTGGCCTTGCACCGCATAGTGTTGAGCTTTACAGCAAATGGCTGGCATCAAAACACAGCGCCGAATTGCATATGTACCAAAAAGGCGGTCATGGTTTTGGCATGCGCAAACAAAATCTGCCTACCGACAACTGGATAGAACGTTTTAACGACTGGCTGGAACTAAACGGTTTACTGAAACCGGTTGACCCTAAGATAAAATCGGTGAAAGAGAGGAACGAACAGTGGGAAGCCTACCACAAGCAATGGGAAGACGCTTTTCATAAAGACTGGGCAAATATGGGTCGTTACAAAGCCGATAATGACAAAATAAAAGCATCGGCCCCAAACCCTAAAAGTGTAGTTTATATGGGCGATTCCATTACCGATTTCTGGCTCAACAGGGATTCGACCTTTTGGAGCGGCAAGCCATATTATAATCGTGGCATCAGCGGCCAAACCACTACCCAAATGCTGGTACGTTTCCGTGAAGATGTAATTGACCTGAAACCCGGCGCGGTAGTGATCCTGGCGGGTGTTAATGATATAGCCCAAAATAACGGCCCTATAGCTATTGAAGATATTTTTGGCAATATTCAATCCATGGCCTTGCTGGCCAAAGCTGCCAATATTAAAGTGGTGATTTGTTCGGTATTACCTGCTTATGCTTTCCCATGGCGTCCGGGTATGGAGCCTGCCCAAAAAGTTATCCAGCTTAATAGCATGCTTAAAGCATTTGCCGATGCCCAGAAAATGGTTTATGTAGATTACCACCGCGCCATGGCCGACGAGCGTAAAGGCCTGCCAAAAAATCTTGCCGCCGATGGTGTACATCCTACTTTAGAGGGCTACCGGATAATGGGGCCGTTGGTAGAGAAAGGGATAGCAGAGGCTCTGAAATAA
- a CDS encoding DUF4265 domain-containing protein translates to MNDDKHVKVLFRVYSNILEEITVETMWTKVIDEVQGLYELNNIPFYLPIIASGDIIFAEFDEDEKMLTYRETREYSGNSTIHVILMDDTAELKNIGKPFEELGCNWEGMGNKYFAVDVPVSVDYVLVKARLEELKQQDIIGYAESCLSEEHQY, encoded by the coding sequence ATGAATGATGATAAACACGTTAAAGTACTATTCAGGGTATATAGCAATATTTTAGAAGAGATTACTGTAGAAACCATGTGGACTAAAGTAATTGACGAAGTTCAAGGACTTTACGAGTTAAATAACATTCCTTTTTATCTGCCCATTATAGCATCGGGCGATATCATATTTGCTGAGTTTGATGAAGATGAAAAAATGCTTACTTACCGTGAAACCCGGGAGTATTCGGGCAATTCAACTATCCACGTGATTTTAATGGATGATACCGCAGAGCTCAAAAACATTGGTAAACCATTTGAAGAACTGGGATGTAACTGGGAAGGGATGGGCAATAAATATTTTGCCGTAGACGTCCCCGTTTCGGTCGATTACGTTTTAGTCAAGGCCCGCTTAGAGGAATTAAAACAGCAGGATATTATAGGTTATGCTGAATCGTGTTTATCAGAAGAGCATCAATATTAA
- a CDS encoding polysaccharide deacetylase family protein, which produces MKNLLLTTAGIVFSISIYAQQTKTYAEKLGWPKGARVIILHVDDAGMSHESNEGVEKAIGEGVATSTSVMMPCPWVPDFKHYMDQHPGIDAGLHLTLTSEWQNYRWGPLSGKAAVPGLVDKEGAFWPGVAAVYFRATADEIDKEIRAQLDRALAMGFTPTHLDSHMGTLFAKPAFLEKYINLGIEKKIPVMLPGGEDAFYRAEAKNATIAQLKKDGKYIEGMIIPEPAELAKVRELGELAWKGGLPVLDDLDNSSYDWVMPDIDKVTDKELQKWYTEHYIENFDRFSPGLTMVLMHCTQPSSQFKNICNEGQKRKGDLLAMTDPRLKAYLKQKGFILTTWKEVMERRAKVGNE; this is translated from the coding sequence ATGAAGAACTTACTGCTCACCACAGCCGGTATTGTTTTTAGTATCAGCATTTACGCCCAGCAAACAAAAACCTATGCCGAAAAGCTTGGCTGGCCCAAAGGCGCCCGTGTAATTATTTTGCACGTTGATGATGCGGGAATGTCGCATGAATCAAATGAGGGCGTTGAAAAAGCCATTGGTGAAGGTGTAGCTACATCAACCAGTGTGATGATGCCCTGCCCCTGGGTGCCCGATTTTAAACATTATATGGATCAACACCCCGGCATAGATGCCGGCCTGCATTTAACCCTAACTTCCGAATGGCAAAATTACCGCTGGGGACCACTTTCCGGTAAAGCCGCGGTGCCCGGATTGGTGGATAAAGAGGGGGCTTTCTGGCCGGGAGTTGCCGCCGTATATTTCCGTGCTACCGCAGATGAAATTGATAAGGAAATACGCGCCCAGCTTGACCGTGCCTTAGCCATGGGCTTTACGCCAACACATCTCGACTCGCACATGGGAACACTGTTTGCTAAACCCGCTTTCCTCGAAAAATATATAAACCTGGGCATCGAAAAAAAGATACCGGTAATGCTGCCCGGCGGCGAAGATGCATTTTACCGTGCTGAAGCTAAAAATGCCACCATTGCCCAACTCAAAAAAGATGGCAAGTATATCGAGGGCATGATCATTCCCGAACCGGCAGAACTGGCTAAAGTACGTGAGCTTGGCGAGCTGGCCTGGAAAGGTGGTCTCCCGGTATTGGACGATCTGGATAACTCAAGCTACGATTGGGTAATGCCCGATATTGACAAGGTTACCGATAAGGAGTTACAAAAATGGTATACCGAGCATTATATCGAAAACTTCGACCGATTTTCACCTGGCTTAACCATGGTGTTGATGCATTGCACCCAGCCATCATCACAATTTAAAAATATCTGTAACGAAGGCCAGAAACGCAAAGGCGACTTACTGGCCATGACCGATCCACGGTTGAAAGCTTACCTGAAACAAAAAGGGTTTATTTTAACTACGTGGAAAGAGGTAATGGAACGCAGGGCTAAGGTGGGAAATGAGTAA
- a CDS encoding BLUF domain-containing protein gives MEYLVYVSTAKKFMSDAELLDLLQAARIKNAEHNVTGMLLYSEGTFIQALEGEKENLYAIYNAITLDSRHRNIILMVSGSVEERIFPNWSMGFASVNADVLELIEGYLNPSNKNFIGDSNHATILMLKTFVKINKLSLSF, from the coding sequence ATGGAATATCTTGTTTATGTCAGCACCGCTAAAAAATTCATGAGCGATGCAGAACTATTGGATCTGTTACAAGCGGCACGGATAAAAAATGCCGAACATAATGTGACAGGTATGCTCCTTTATAGTGAAGGGACTTTTATTCAAGCCCTTGAGGGTGAAAAAGAAAATCTTTACGCTATCTATAACGCTATTACGCTTGACTCCCGCCATCGTAATATTATCTTGATGGTATCCGGGAGTGTTGAAGAAAGGATTTTCCCTAATTGGTCTATGGGTTTTGCTTCAGTAAATGCGGATGTACTGGAATTAATAGAAGGCTATCTAAATCCATCAAACAAAAATTTCATTGGCGATAGTAATCATGCTACCATTTTGATGCTCAAAACTTTTGTGAAAATCAACAAGTTATCCCTGTCATTTTAA